The Pseudomonas nunensis genome includes the window AACGCCGAATGATGTAATTTCCCTCATACTCCGCAGTCTATTGGTGCATCTGTCCTCCAATGCTGCGGAGTAGCCATGCTGATCAAAGTCCCCAAAGCGTCCGACTGTCATGAGTCGGACGTCACGCCTGAATCCTTCTATCTATCTCGTCGTAAAGTGCTCGGTGCTGCCGTGGTCGGTTTGGCCGTGAGCAGTCTTCCTCGTTGGGCGAATGCCGACGATGCTGCGCGTTATGCCGATGTCGAGCCTGGCAAGGCGCCTTCCTGGTTTGCCGAAAAGCTGCCTTCTACCAAATGGGGGGCGGTTAACGTCAAGGATGAGGCGATCACCCCGTTCAAGGACGCGACCCACTACAACAACTTCTACGAGTTCGGCACGGATAAAGGTGATCCGGCGGCCAATGCCGGTGTGCTGAAGACCGAGCCGTGGAGCGTGGTCGTGGACGGGGAGGTGGGCAAGCCGGGAAGGTATGCACTGGAAGACTTCATGAAGCCTTATCAGTTGGAGGAGCGGATTTACCGTCTTCGCTGTGTGGAGGCGTGGTCGATGGTCATTCCCTGGATAGGCTTTCCCATCTCGGCGCTAATCAAGCAGGTCGAGCCTACTTCCAACGCCAAATACATTCGCTTCGAAACCCTGGAGGATCCCAAGGTCATGCCCGGGCAGCGCTCCGGTTTTGCCTTGATCGACTGGCCTTATGTGGAAGGGCTGCGCCTGGATGAGGCGATGAATCCGTTGGCGATTCTTGCGGTGGGCATGTATGGCCGGGAATTGCCGAATCAGAATGGCGCGCCACTGCGTTTGGTGGTGCCGTGGAAGTACGGCTTCAAGAGCGTTAAATCAATCGTGCGGATCAGTCTGGTCAGTGAGCAGCCGAAGACAACCTGGCAGAGCATTGCTGCGGACGAGTATGGGTTCTATGCGAACGTGAACCCTACGGTCGATCACCCGCGCTGGACCCAGGCGCGGGAGCGGCGTTTGCCGAGTGGTCTGTTCAAACCCAATGTGCGGGACACGCAGATGTTCAATGGTTACTCGGATGAAGTCGCCTCTCTCTATACAGGGCTCGATTTGCGGAAGAACTACTGATGCGTTTTCCGTTTTGGCGAATAGGCGTCTTTATAGCTGCAGCGGTATGGCCGTTGATTTGGTTGTATCAGGCTTGGGCGGATGTGCTGGGGCCT containing:
- the msrP gene encoding protein-methionine-sulfoxide reductase catalytic subunit MsrP — translated: MLIKVPKASDCHESDVTPESFYLSRRKVLGAAVVGLAVSSLPRWANADDAARYADVEPGKAPSWFAEKLPSTKWGAVNVKDEAITPFKDATHYNNFYEFGTDKGDPAANAGVLKTEPWSVVVDGEVGKPGRYALEDFMKPYQLEERIYRLRCVEAWSMVIPWIGFPISALIKQVEPTSNAKYIRFETLEDPKVMPGQRSGFALIDWPYVEGLRLDEAMNPLAILAVGMYGRELPNQNGAPLRLVVPWKYGFKSVKSIVRISLVSEQPKTTWQSIAADEYGFYANVNPTVDHPRWTQARERRLPSGLFKPNVRDTQMFNGYSDEVASLYTGLDLRKNY